The Sphingobacterium lactis sequence CGTTAGGTCAATTGGGAAACCATACGTATCGAAAAGCTCAAAGGCGAAATCCCCTTCAATGACCTGGTGATCAACAGCGTAAGATTCAAAACGCTGAATACCCTGTGTTAGGGTACGCAGGAATGAAACTTCTTCCTCCAGGATTACTTTTTCCACGAAATCCTGTTGTTGGTACAATTCATCGAACACACCCTTGAACTGCTCGGCCAACACCGGCACCAATTCATGAATGAATGGCGACTTGAAGTTCAAGAAGGTGTACGCGTAACGAACGGCGCGACGAAGGATCCGACGGATCACATAACCGGCCTTGTTGTTGGATGGCAATTGGCCATCTGCAATGGCAAAACTTACCGCACGGATATGGTCGGATAGCACACGCATGGCGATATCCGTCTTTTCATCCGCACCATATTGGATGCCTGATTTCTGTGCGATAAATTGGATGAGTGGCTGGAATACATCCGTATCGTAGTTGGATGATTTGCCCTGGATCGCGCGCACCAAGCGCTCGAAGCCCATCCCGGTATCGATATGTTTTGCTGGAAGGGAAACCAAGCTGCCGTCCTTCAATCTGTTGAACTGCATAAAGACCAGGTTCCAGATTTCAATGACCTGCGGGTCATCCATATTGACCAAGTCCTGCCCGCGCACTTCCTGGCGCTCCGCATCGGAACGCATGTCGTAATGGATTTCCGAACATGGACCACATGGACCGATCTCGCCCATCTCCCAGAAATTATCTTTTTTATTCCCCAGTAGAATACGGTCCTCCGGAACAAGCGCTTTCCAAAGATCGAAAGCTTCCAGATCCTGTTGCAACCCTTCGGTGGCATCGCCCTCGAAGATGGTGACATACAAACGGTCCTTATCCAGCTTCAAGACCTCGGTCAAGAGCTCCCAAGCCCAGTTGATGGCATCTTTCTTGAAATAATCCCCAAAGGACCAGTTCCCCAACATTTCGAACAAAGTGTGGTGATAGGTATCTATCCCTACTTCCTCCAAATCGTTATGTTTACCGGAAACACGCAGACAGCGTTGGGTATCGGCAACACGCGGATATTTCACGGCGGCCTCCCCAAGGAATAATTCCTTGAATTGGTTCATGCCTGCATTGGTGAACATCAATGTCGGATCGTTCTTTACCACAACCGGAGCCGAGGGAACAATCTGATGTCCCTTGCTCTTGAAAAAATCTAAAAAGGCTTGACGTATATCTCTACTAGTCATTTATTTCTCTGCTAATTTAACCGCAAACTTACTTAAATTTGACGACTAAAACTTGGTTAAAATCCAATTTTTGTCATTATGATGCATATTTTTCGTAAATTTATCTTCTTATAAAAACACACGCAAATTAATACATGAAGATGACCATCATTGTCCCCACCGACTTTTCCGCAAATGCACGCTATGCGGCAGCCTATGCCTGCCAACTGGCCCAGTCACAAGGACAGCAAATCCATCTGCTGCACTGCTACACGAGCAGCTCCATTGGAGCCTCCGAGGCAGATAACGACAAGAACCCTACCCTATTGGCGGACGAAAAGATCCAGGAACTGCAGACGCAGCTGATCCAGCAGTACCCCGACCTCCATATCACTATCGAATGCTCAAGAAGCTTGATCATTGATAAGCTCACCGAGCTTTCCCGTTCGGGCGATTACCAGCTGATTGTGATGGGTGCTTCCGGAGATAGCCAATCCAAGCCGCTCTACTGGGGGAGCACGACCGTGGCCGTATCGGCCAAGTCCGAGATCCCGGTCATAGTCATTCCAAATCAGGAGACACCGTTCAGCAACGCCAAAGCTGCGCTATTGACAAACTTCAAGCCCGAGGAACTCGATACGCTGAAGGAATTTCAGCAGTTGGTCGGCACACCGGCACAGCTCAACTTGATCCACGTGTACAAGGAGAATCAGAACGGCCACAATGTTATGGAAACCCTGGATACTTGGGCATACAACATCCGCGAAATGGGTACCATCCTGGATATCCAACCGATCGTTGAACCAATCCAAAAGGAAGATGAGGCTTTGGATACCGTTCCGGAAGTGGTCAGCAAGATCATTACCGACGCCAATCCGGATATTATCCTGATCACGCCGAGCAGAAAGTCATTCTTCGAACGCTTATTCGTTGGTTCGGTTTCCAAAGCCATCGCCTTGGAACTTACCAGACCCGCATTCTTTGATAAAATTTAAATAATAACCATAAATCATGAGTAAACTACTTATCCCTATAGATTTTTCTGAATTTTCGGAAAATGCCGTACGCTATGCGGCACAGGTGGCAGCCGATGCCGGACAGGAAATTGATTTAGTCCATGTCTTTTCCAGCCATTCGAACAGCTACCTGAATGCACAGGGCGATATGCCTCTTACGGACCCGAATGTTCCCGAAGCCGAAGAAAACATGAAAAAAGCAGTGGAATCATTCCAAAAGGAATTTCCATCGGCAACCTTCAATCCGATTTTCCGCAATGGAAACCTATATGACGAAATCAAGGAGGTGACAAACGCGACACCGTACGATGCTGTTGTAATGGGTACGAAAGGCGCTTCAGGACTGGAAGCGGTATTTATCGGATCCAATACTTACGATACCATCCTGAACACCACAACACCGGTACTTGCCGTCCCTGTAGACTGCACTTCCTATAAACACGATACGGTAGGTTTACTCTGCAACTTCAAAGAGGCGGAATTGACGGCCTTACAGCAGGCATTGCCTTTGTTCAAAACAAATTACCGTTTGGTACTGATTCACGTGAATACGAACGACAGACCGATCAAAGATATCGATGCGCAATTCAAGGAATGGATCAACAGAATAGAATCCGAAATCGGCATTTCCGATATTTCCTATATCATCAAACCACAGACATTATTCATGCGCCAGAAGGAATCCGTGGCACAGGCCATCACTTCTGTCCTATTGGACGAACAGGTGGAAATATTGATTTTAACGAAAAGTAAGAAAAGTGTTTTCCGTCAGCTCACAGAATCCAATGTGATCAAAAAAATGGCTTTTGACATCAAAATCCCAACATTTTTTGCCCGTGTCCTGAAATAGTATAGTCAAAACACTACAATTTTAGCTACAAAATACCCTATTGCCAAAACAGCTTCTGTTTTGGCAATATTTTTGCCTTACAGGGGCAAATTGATATTATATTATGAAAGCAACTTACTTTAAGAAAGCTAGTGCACTAGCTGTTGCAGTATTACTCTCTTCTGCTACTTTTGCACAAACCAACACAGCAACTGTTGAAGGAACATCTATCTTAGGCCCAACAACAGATTACAGAACGTGGTCTATCGGTGTTAACGCAGGTGTCCTGAATCAATCGAACATCTTCGGTTTCAATAGAGCAGGTTTTGATAAATTGAACCACAACGTAGGTTACAGTGCTTATGTGAAGAAGCAAATCTCTCCATCATTCGGCTTGAAAGCGCAATATATGGGCGGTAAAGTTGGTGGTGTGAACGAAGATGCATCGGGAACAGAAATTTCTGAATTCGAAACAAAAATGCCTTGGTCCGCAGCATTATCCGGTGAGTTCACCTTTGCTAACACGAACTGGAGATTCTTCAACAGCATCATTAAGCCTTACTTCGCTTTCGGTATCGGTGCATTGAACTTCGAAACTTCCACTTTCGTAGGCGAAACCAAAACTACTGCAGAATCACAAACGAAATTGTACGTTCCTGTAGATGCAGGTTTCAAATTCGCTGTGGCTAGAGGCATCAACATCGATCTAGGTTACCAATTGAACTGGGCTAACCAAAACTTCGATGGCGTAACTGGCGACCAATACAAAAATGACTTATTCTCGTATGCACACGCAGGTCTTGAGATCGCTTTGGGTGATGGCAACAAACCTTACCTAGGTAACTCCAACCCAGTTGCGACCATGTCCGCAAAATACGATGAGTTGAAAGCTGAGCGTGATGCTTTGATCGCTTCCAATGAGCAATTGAAATCTGAGATCTCTACGATCAACGAGAACCTTGCGGATGATGATGGCGACGGTGTTGCTAACAAATTCGACAAGTGTCCTGACACACCTGCTGGAACAAAAGTTGACGGTTCAGGATGTCCACTTCCAGAATTGAAGAACGAAACGAAGGTAATCGAGAAAATCGTTGTTACCGAAGAAGATAAGAAAGTAGTTGATGAGGCGATCAAAAACCTAGAGTTCGACTTGAGCAAAGCGACTATCCGTCCTTCCTCATACGAATCCTTGAATAAAGTTGCTGCTTTATTGATCGAGAAAAACTTCAGCCTGAAATTAGCTGGTCACACCGATAACACAGGATCATTGCAATTGAACCTACGTTTATCGAAAGAACGTGCGGAATCCGTAAAAGCATACTTGGTATCCAAAGGTGCTAACGCTTCCCGAATCGAAGCTACAGGTTACGGTCCGAACCAACCTATCGCAACCAACAGCACTGCTGAAGGTCGCCAACAAAACAGACGTGTAGAGTTCACGCTTTACTAGGCTGCAACGTATAGCTTTTTTTACAACCACGCTATATACAGAAAGGCTGCTCGAAATTCGAGCAGCCTTTTTTTTGTTTTTTGAAGGGGAATAGAGCTGGGGAAAATTCATCCTTTTGAGCACAAGAGATCCACTGCACAAGCCTTCCGCACAACTCTTGCGCCAGCGTTGTGCTTGAAAAAAGGGGGAGATTATGAATTCGCCCGCTGGCGCAACGTCTTCTGGTGTGGGCTGCGCGGTGGCGGACTTGTGCCAAAAAACATGCCGTAGGCATAAAAAATATAACGCTGAGCCATACGCACAACTCTTGCGCCAGCGTTGTGCGGTTGAAATAAGGGAGAGGTTTTGGGAGGGAATGGGCGCGCTCTGCGCGCCCATTCCCTCCCAAAACCTCTCCTAAACGCGTGAATTCGCCCGCTGGCTCAAGTCTTTTGTAGTGGGCAGTGCGGTGGCGGACTTGTGCCAAAAACATGCCGTAGGCACAAAAGATATAGCGCATAGCCATCCAGCATAGTTTGCGCTTTAACCAGCAATACCAAAACACAATAATTGGCACTCGGGATTGCGCCATGCAACCCCAGAGGGGTGTAACTATTTTAGCAACACGCACACATATTTGTCAAGCCCCAAGCGGGGTTGCATGGCGTCACAAATTGCGATAGCTTTGGCGCATCGACTAAAAGGGTGAAGGTTTTGAGGCACAAGAGATCCACTGCACAGGCCTACCGCACAACTCTTGCGCCAGCGTGGTGGTTTGCGCGGTGGACTTGTGCCAAAAACATGCCGAAGGCACATAAAATATCCACTACCCTTCCCCGAAACCAGCAATAGTCAAAAACCCAAAAACCACCACACCAAACCTCCACAATAAACGTTTATTGATCATTTTATTCATACATACATAAAAACATATAAACTACTGAAATACAACAATATAAGGCATAAACACAATAAAAATCGCTTTAATTTTGCCCCGACCTTGTTCGACATGAGTCCGTGGTGAGAGCGTACTGAGAGCGAGGTGAGAGCGTGTCTATAGCACGCTCTCACCTCGCATGAACTCCGCACGCACCTCGCTAGCACCTCGGACAAGGTCTACATCGCTTCCAGGCGGGATTCAATCCAATATCCCCATTAGGAAAAAGTCAAACAATCAGATGAATACATGAAAAGTGAAAAACGCGACTACGTGTTCACGGTATGAAATATACAAGAAAAAACATGGATGATTATGGATTTAGCAAACTGAAAGAAAAGCAACCGCTTGAGAAGCAGTTGCTTTAAATATAACAAAATGTTTGGTGTTCGGAATTTAATTTGGCTCAGAACCTTTAAAATAAATGTTTAATATTAGGGATTTCAGCAACTACGAAAAACAGAAGGGGAAGCTTTTTCAGCCTCCCCTTCTGTTTTATGCTTTGCTATATCAATTACTCCACACCGGTTCCGGAGCTTTCCCGTTCTTTCCGCAATTTGGAGTGCTTATGACCATACAAGAAATATACCGCGACACCAATCGCCATCCAGATGCCCAAACGCTCCCAGCTCACCAACGGAAGGGAAGCCATCATCGCAATACACACCAAGATACCCAAGATCGGCACCAAAGGAACCAAAGGGGTCTTAAATGGACGATCCAGGTTCGGGTTGGTCTTACGAAGGACAAGTACACCGATACACACAAGGGTAAAGGCAAATAGCGTCCCGATGCTCACCATGTGTCCCAAATCGGAAACCGGTACAAAACCCGCGAAGATACTTACGAAAACCATAAAGATCAGGTTTGTCTTCCATGGTGTCTGGCGTTTAGATAGGTCCGAGAAAATCTTCGGTAACAGCCCATCCTTACTCATGGTGTAGAAAACACGGCTCTGTCCCAAAAGCATCACCAGGATAACCGATGTATAACCCGCAATAATGGTCACGATCATCGCCGTATTCAGGAAGTGGTAGCCCGTTCTTTCGAATGCCGTAGCAACCGGTTTGGCATCACCACTGAAAGCGGTATATGGTGCCAAGCCCGTCATCACGTACGAGAACAGCACATATAATAAGGTACAGATCACCAAGGATCCAATGATTCCGATCGGCATGCCTTTCTTTGGGTTCTTAGCTTCCTGAGCCGCCGTACTTACGGCATCAAATCCGATAAAGGCAAAGAATACCACCGCAGAGGCGCGCAAGATGCCCGAAATACCGTAATGACCGAAATAACCGCCGTTAAAGAATTCCATAAATCCGATATCACCGCGTTTCAGCATCTCCTCGCCTTCGTTCACCGGAATGAACGGATCGTGGTTCGCCGGATTGATGAACGACCAGCCCAAAACGATGAAAAGCAACACAACGCTGACTTTCAGGATCACCAGGATATTATTGACGAAGGAGGACTCCTGCGTTCCGCGCATCAAGAGCAGCGATAATAGACAGACAATGATAATGGCCGGCAGGTTGATCATCCCACCTTCCCATGGACCCGCCAGGAGCTCCGGAGGGAGACTGATCCCGACAATCTGCATCAATTCATTGAAATATTGGGACCAGCTGACGGCGACGGTCGCGGCGGCAAGTGCATATTCCAGCACCAGATCCCACCCGATAATCCACGCCATGAATTCCCCCATAGTCGCATATGAATACGTGTAGGCCGATCCTGCAACGGGAATCATGGAAGCGAACTCTGCATAACAGAGACCCGCAAAGGCACAGCCCACGGCAGCAACAATAAAGGACAGCATCACCGCAGGTCCGGCATGGTCAGCCGCAGCAATTCCCGTAAGGGAGAACAGACCAGCACCAATGATCGCACCAACACCGAGCGCAATCAGCCCTGAGCTGGAAAGCGTCCGTTTTAAGGTACCCTCACCACTCTGCTCGGCCTCCGCAATTAATTTAGAAATTGATTTTTTATACCACATAAATTAGATAAATTGAAAGGTTCAAACCTACAAAAAAATTAAAAAAAACAACAAATACTTAACAAATCAGCAGTAAAAAGTCCTTAAAATTTCAAATCAAATGATTTTTAAAGAAAATACTTAGCAATCATTCTTTATCTATCTTTTTCCGCCAAATATTATTTTACATTTCTCTGACGCACAAAATCTCCTATTCCACAAGCCCTATTTTACCAAACAGACCTTCGGAAAACGGATAGGCACCCACACCCGGAAATGATTAAAAAAACGGCTTTATCAAAGTACAATTGGCTAATTCTGAATTCTTGGAGCACGTTATCGGGATGTTTTCCAAGTCTTTCCGTCAACAAAGAAAGTAACATTTCACAAAAATCAAATAATTTAAAACATAAAACGTTGAATTGTAGGATTTATCAAAACTATTCGCTACCTTTGCACCGCCTTAGGCAATTGTGCCTATTGTATATTTTATTTCATGAACCCATTTTTAGAACTGGGAATCCGTCATGAGATTGTTAATGCCATCACTGAGTTAGGTTTCGAAAAACCTTCTCCCATCCAGGAAAAAGCCATTCCTGTATTACTGACTGGTAACGACGATTTTGTCGGATTGGCCCAAACAGGTACAGGGAAGACAGCGGCATTTGGTCTTCCACTTTTAGAACAACTAGACTTTTCATCAAAACAACCTCAGGCATTGGTACTATGTCCTACGCGTGAGCTATGTTTGCAAATCGCAAGAGACCTAGAAAAATTTGCCAAGTACATCGATAACGTGCATGTAGTAGCCGTTTACGGCGGTGCCAACATCGGTGATCAATTACGTCAGATCCGTCGTGGCGTGCAAATCGTTGTAGCTACCCCAGGTAGAATGTTAGACATCATTGGCCGTAACGCCATTGATTTCTCCAACGTGCGCTACGTAGTATTGGACGAAGCTGATGAAATGTTGAACATGGGTTTCCAAGAGGATATCAATAACATCCTTTCCGAAACTCCTGACGACAAAAAGACATGGTTATTTTCAGCAACCATGCCGAAAGAAGTGCGCCGTATCGCACAGAACTACATGACCAACCCGCAAGAGTTGACTGTAGGTACTAAAAATACAGGTAACGCGAATATTGAGCACCAATATTTCATGATCAAGGCGAAAGATAAATACGCTGCCTTCAAACGCATCGTTGACTTTTACCCTGAGATCTTTGGTATCGTATTCTGCCGTACGAAGATTGAAACACAAGAGATCGCTGAAGCGTTGATCAAGGATGGTTATAATGCAGATGCACTGCACGGTGACCTTTCCCAACAACAACGCGACAAAGTCATGAAACGCTATCGCGAACGCAGTTTACAATTGTTGATCGCAACAGACGTAGCTGCCCGTGGTATTGACGTGAATGACGTAACACACGTGATCAACTACTCCCTACCGGATGAGACGGAAAACTATACCCACCGTTCTGGCCGTACTGCACGTGCCGGTAAGACAGGTATCTCCATCTCCCTGATTAATGTGAAGGAAATGAGTAAAATCCGCCACATCGAAAAAATCATCGGTAAGGAATTTATCCGCATGCAAGTTCCTCAAGGAGCTGAAGTGTGTGAGAAACAATTGTTTGCTATGGTAAACAAGGTTCAGAATGTAGAAGTACATGAAGACCAAATCAATAACTTCATGCCACAGATCTTGGAAAGCCTTCAGGACTTGAGCAAAGAGGAAGTGATCAAGAAATTCGCTTCTTTGGAGTTCAACAGATTCCTGAACTATTACCAAGATGCACCGGACTTGAACATGGAAGCGCGCGAATCCCGTGGCGACCGTGACAGAGATGGTGGACGTCGTTCCGGCTCGAAAGGATACACCCGTTTGTTCATCAACTTGGGTTCCGTAGACGAGTTCAGCCGTGGCGATATGTTAGGCTTTATCTGTAACAACGGTAAGATCTCCGGAAAATCCGTTGGTAAAATCGATATGAAGGGTGTATTTACCTTCTTCGAAGTATTGGATGAAGAAGTGGAAAACGTATTCCAAGGCTTTAAGGGCGCTGAATTCAACGGAAGAGGTGTACGCATCGAGGTTTCCGGTGAAGGTGGTCGTTCTGACCGCGGTGGCAAACGTCGCTCCGGTGGCAGTGGTGACCGTAGAGACCGTAGTGGTTACTCCTCACGTGGCGGATCAGGTTCCGGCCGTAGAGATAGAGACCGCGGAGGTTCTGGTTTCCGTGACTTCTCTGGAAAACGCAGAGAATCCAAAAGCAGATACTAAAATCAACATACAGAAAAAGCTCCCAATCGGGAGCTTTTCCTTTTTTATGGCCTTCCCTGTTAGGGAATACGCAACGATGCAGCCGTATCCTTGACCTTCAGATTTCCGTTGGAAAAATTGCTGATCAATCGGTAGGTATTCGGAATGATAGTTTTGAACCTCCCCAAGGTCGCATCCGAAATGGTACTGCGATCGAACGGAACAACCTTCACATATTCCTGCAACACATTGGCCGAGCGGCCATATTTATAATCGTAGGTAAACCGCAGCTCCTCCCCTTCCAACCGGACATCCGCATTGTCCGTATTGGGCACCGAAATGTAAAACTCCGATTGCGCCATATCGCCTTCCCTGCTGAACAGCTCCTGCTTCGCCATCGCTTCGTGCAGCTCTCGGGCAACAAAAACGGATGGGTCGATGATATGGACTTCCGTATGGATCAAATCGGCGTAGGGCAACCCTCCATCCTTTCCACGATAATTCCGCAGTTCTTCCAGCACCTGATTGATTTCCTTCACCAGGTACGGATAATGGGTACAACCTAAAATCAGGGCTTTCAGCGGCTTTGCCTCCGGAGCCTTGCGCATCTGCTCGAGCAGGCTCACCAAATGATACCGGATATAGTTTTCGGAGGAATTGATCTGCAGCAGGCTGCAATCCTCTGCATCCTTGCTATCGCAGAGCATTTGGTTTTTATCGAAATTGAAATTATAGATATCCAACAGCGTCCTGTCAATGGCATATTCGCTGTGATCCAGTGCCGGCCCGCGGTAATTGGACCTTGGCGCCTGCGCATCCAGCTTGATGAAATCAGGCTCCTCATCCACGGCTTCAGCGATACCGTGCCCGCCCTGGTTGAAAATCTGAATATCATCACGCATTCCCAATTGCTGGATCTGTTCCCGCAATGTTCGCTCATAGCCTCCTGATGCAATCGTTCCGACCGTCGCAAAGACGCCAATGGACCCGGTCTCTTCCTTACCGAATAGCGCCAATGTTCCACGTGCTGCCGCGTTGATTACCCCGATAACAGGAATATCCAAACCCGTCTTTGCCATGAACTCCTCTGCATCCTTATAACCATAAGCCGTCGCCGTGTTGCAGGCAATGACAATGGCCTTCACCGGCTCTTTATCCTTGCGCGGTGCAGTTGCCGTTGGACTTGAGTAATAGCTCCTTCCTAATAGGAATTGGAAGTCTTTCAGGATATGCTCCACCAGCAGGTCATCCTTTTGCACCGCATGGTAATTGCCATAGGGCATATTGGCCTGATCGGCCAGGTAGATGAAACGCTCCTGCTGAAAATCCAATTGCCCATCCCCGCCCAGCTTCCGGCTGTCGTTCTTAAATTCATCAAAATTCACCAAGGCATCCAGTACGGTAAGCCCGCCCGTGCCCGAGTCAAAAACGCCGATCGGGAAATCCTTCAGGTCTTTGGGGTAATTCGCAAAGTCAACATGGTAATAACTCCTCGGATCATTGAGGATAGCAGCTTCAATAGCCAAAGGCTCCTGTGCGGAGGAAAAAAAAGGGCTATTCAGGAGGACCGCCAGCACAGGCAGCCTCCCCCAGGTCAATAGGTCTTTCATGATTATTCGGTAGATTGACCTAAAGATATTTGTTTATTCGGATATTTAAAATAAAAAACGCATAAATCCGCAAACTGAAACCATAAAAAAGTCCAAAATTCATTATTCCGGACGGTTCAGCTTAAATCTATTCTGCAATTGTCTGCGTCTCGACCGCCGCAGGCGCGACATCTTAACGGGGTAGTGCCGCTTTTTGGTAATGTTATTGAACAGTAAGGCGACGAGCAGCAAAATAAGCGCGCCAGAAAAAACCGGCGTAAGGACATAAAGATAGCCCAATTGGGTGATCTGCTGTCCGCCGCTCACGGCAATCAATGCCGTTGCACCACCTGGGGGATGCAAGCTTCGGGTGATCTGCATGGCCACAATGGAGAAGGCCACAGCCGTTGGTGCCGTCAACCAGATCACGTCCGGCAGGAGCTTACCCACGGTCACTCCAACGATGGCGGAAACCACATGGCCACCGACCAAGTTGCGCGGCTGTGCCAAGGGGCTCTGTATCGCACCATACACCAAAACTGCGGAAGCGCCAAAGGAACCAATAAGAAAGATATTCTCTGTAGCGGGCAATTGATACGACTGCAGGAGTGCAATCAGCCCGATACCAATAAAAGCACCGATAAAGGACCAGAAATGCTCACGGAAATCAACAAGCATTTCCCGATAGAAAACATACCGGTAAACGCGCATATGCCGATAGACAGACCTCCTGAACTTCTTCACCTCGAACCCGCCTTAGGATAGCTGACGCTGACGGATCGCTTCGTAGATCACGACCGCCGCGGAAACGGAAACATTCAAGGATTCGATTTCGCCGAACATAGGGATTTTCGCCAATTTGTCTGAGATTCGGATCAGGTCGTCCGAAACGCCCACATCTTCCGCACCCATGATGATACAGGAAGGCACCTTGTAATCCACATCGTAAATGGATTCCTTGGTTTTCTCGGTACTGACAACCAGCTGTACACCCGATTCGATCAGGAACTTCCCTACCTTATTCAGGGAATCCTGTCTGCATACCGGGATCTTATAGAGTGCACCCGCGGACGTCTTGATGGCATCCGGGTTGATCTCTGCGGATCCTTTTTTCGGAACGATGATGGCATGCACACCCGCACATTCCGCGGTACGTGCAATGGCACCCATATTGCGGACATCCGTCACGCCATCCAACATCAACAGCAATGGCGTTTCACCACGCTCGTAGATAACCGGAAGGAGGTCTTCGATATCCTGGTAGGTAATCGGTGAGATCACCGCAATGACCCCTTGATGGTTCTTACGGGTAATGCGATTCAATTTCTCGATCGGAACCTGCTGGAAGGTCATGTTGTTCTCCTTAAGCAGCGCCTTGAACTCCGCAAACAAAGGTCCGGAAAGGCCACGCTGAACAAATAAGGATTCAATCTCCTTACCGCTATCGATGGCTTCCATAACGGCACGAATACCGAACACCATTTGGTTGGTTTCTCTTTTTTCCGATCTATCCCTACGTTGAAAATTTTGCATGTTATTGATATCAGGTATTGGAGCGGTCAGTCGCTCACAATAAATTCGTACAAAGGTAGAAATTTATAGGTTAGCTTAACCCTAAATCGTATGTTTTTCTTAACTCCTCCAGCAATGGATTCTTGGCGACCATGGCTTGGTATTTCTCTTGGGAGGTATAAGGTTTTCTTTCCTTGGTCTTTTCCACCATCACCCCTTCGATATCCAAGGCGAAGTTCTTCAGTTCGACACGGAGGTAGTTCAGCATATCGATCTTGCCCAATTTGAGCTCGTCCATCTGCACCATATTCTCCACTTCGACCTTGACATTCGTTCCTTCCAAGGTCGGCGGATTAGCCGTCATGATGGTATATAGAGTGATTTTATTGTTGGATCTCAGTTTCTCGGCAAAAGCGTTCCACTTGCTGAGGAATGCATTTTGGGGCACCTCGAAGTATTCATTCCCCTGAACGAGTTCATTCTCGCCATCGCCCTCCTCCTTTTTATCCTCAAAAATGGTATTGAGATTCGGTACGGAAACGGATGTTTTAATACTTCCCCATTTCCCGACAGGTTTCGGAGCTGCCG is a genomic window containing:
- a CDS encoding glutamate racemase; the protein is MKDLLTWGRLPVLAVLLNSPFFSSAQEPLAIEAAILNDPRSYYHVDFANYPKDLKDFPIGVFDSGTGGLTVLDALVNFDEFKNDSRKLGGDGQLDFQQERFIYLADQANMPYGNYHAVQKDDLLVEHILKDFQFLLGRSYYSSPTATAPRKDKEPVKAIVIACNTATAYGYKDAEEFMAKTGLDIPVIGVINAAARGTLALFGKEETGSIGVFATVGTIASGGYERTLREQIQQLGMRDDIQIFNQGGHGIAEAVDEEPDFIKLDAQAPRSNYRGPALDHSEYAIDRTLLDIYNFNFDKNQMLCDSKDAEDCSLLQINSSENYIRYHLVSLLEQMRKAPEAKPLKALILGCTHYPYLVKEINQVLEELRNYRGKDGGLPYADLIHTEVHIIDPSVFVARELHEAMAKQELFSREGDMAQSEFYISVPNTDNADVRLEGEELRFTYDYKYGRSANVLQEYVKVVPFDRSTISDATLGRFKTIIPNTYRLISNFSNGNLKVKDTAASLRIP
- a CDS encoding HPP family protein: MKKFRRSVYRHMRVYRYVFYREMLVDFREHFWSFIGAFIGIGLIALLQSYQLPATENIFLIGSFGASAVLVYGAIQSPLAQPRNLVGGHVVSAIVGVTVGKLLPDVIWLTAPTAVAFSIVAMQITRSLHPPGGATALIAVSGGQQITQLGYLYVLTPVFSGALILLLVALLFNNITKKRHYPVKMSRLRRSRRRQLQNRFKLNRPE
- the rlmB gene encoding 23S rRNA (guanosine(2251)-2'-O)-methyltransferase RlmB, which codes for MQNFQRRDRSEKRETNQMVFGIRAVMEAIDSGKEIESLFVQRGLSGPLFAEFKALLKENNMTFQQVPIEKLNRITRKNHQGVIAVISPITYQDIEDLLPVIYERGETPLLLMLDGVTDVRNMGAIARTAECAGVHAIIVPKKGSAEINPDAIKTSAGALYKIPVCRQDSLNKVGKFLIESGVQLVVSTEKTKESIYDVDYKVPSCIIMGAEDVGVSDDLIRISDKLAKIPMFGEIESLNVSVSAAVVIYEAIRQRQLS